A portion of the Bacteroidetes Order II. bacterium genome contains these proteins:
- a CDS encoding shikimate kinase produces the protein MPERIYLTGFMGCGKSTIGTILSNVLGYMFLDLDVEVEKHIRMDIPTYFTQFGEKAFRRVESEALFKTATLKHHVIGLGGGSLVQPENLKWVLRNGLVVYLALSAEELTERLRYSTHRPLLLDENGQVVSRTVLYKRISEILAVRKPFYEQAHIKINIAKQQVGESVDAVARAVHHYRIPPNKLNPNSLK, from the coding sequence ATGCCCGAACGGATTTACTTAACCGGATTTATGGGGTGCGGAAAGAGTACCATCGGCACCATTTTGTCTAATGTCTTGGGCTATATGTTTCTGGATCTGGATGTAGAGGTAGAAAAACACATTAGAATGGATATTCCTACATACTTTACCCAGTTTGGAGAAAAAGCATTCCGGCGTGTAGAATCCGAGGCATTGTTTAAAACCGCTACCTTGAAACACCATGTAATTGGATTGGGGGGTGGCTCGCTTGTGCAACCGGAAAACCTAAAATGGGTGCTTCGGAATGGTTTGGTGGTGTATCTTGCCTTATCTGCGGAGGAACTAACCGAGCGGCTGCGGTATAGTACCCATCGCCCGCTCTTGTTGGATGAAAATGGACAAGTGGTTTCTCGAACGGTTTTGTATAAGCGGATTTCCGAGATATTGGCTGTCCGAAAACCGTTTTATGAACAGGCCCATATTAAAATCAACATAGCCAAGCAACAAGTAGGAGAATCGGTCGATGCAGTTGCACGGGCGGTACACCACTATCGGATTCCTCCAAACAAGTTAAACCCTAATTCTTTAAAATAA
- a CDS encoding CocE/NonD family hydrolase — protein sequence MNPSRLHLRVLFLIGLFVVAPIFVVGQTINAAWVKTHYQKYEYYIPMRDGVKLFTIVYVPKEASEHQTYPMVLMRTCYSVAPYGLNNYSSRPGPSETMVKEKYIFVNQDVRGRYKSEGDWTNVRPFIPNKKGTETDEASDAYDTIEWLLKNIPHNNGKVGQYGTSYPGFYTTMGILSGHPALVAASPQAPVTDFYFEDFHHNGALTQGYFYTYPLFGIPTGGPTEKHWWLPSMVQEGLPDDYAFQLSLGPLKNTTARFYKNNEFWNQIINHPDYDAFWQARGVKQYLRNTKTATMTVGGWFDAEDLYGPLTVYKTLERNSPGTYNTLVMGPFSHGQWNGGGEAHTMHGDHYFGDSLAVFYQKNMEAPFFRHFLKEAGDGKTGLPDAYLFDTGRHAWEKFEQWPHPNAEKLKFYLNHTGKLETKAQMPKNFAAYVSDPQKPVPSRCLVPTIEGLTMHQYMSDDQRCFSTRPDVLTFQTEVLTEDTTLGGEILAQLNIATTGSDADFVVKLIDVFPPNAKNHPHMPHKNIHMAGYQMMVRSEIMRGRYRNGFDKPQPIRANTETKIQFPLQDVLHTFKKGHRIMIQVQSTMFPLFDRNPQKYVPNIYFADEKDFIRATHKVFNNSYIEVQVLKNKP from the coding sequence ATGAATCCGTCACGACTTCACCTCCGTGTGCTATTCCTCATCGGACTTTTTGTCGTTGCTCCCATATTTGTAGTAGGGCAAACGATTAATGCTGCTTGGGTAAAAACGCACTACCAAAAATACGAGTACTATATTCCCATGCGCGATGGCGTAAAGTTGTTTACCATTGTCTATGTCCCCAAAGAGGCATCGGAGCACCAGACCTATCCCATGGTTCTCATGCGTACATGTTACTCAGTAGCACCGTATGGCCTAAACAACTATTCAAGCAGGCCCGGACCTTCCGAAACCATGGTTAAAGAAAAGTACATTTTTGTGAATCAGGATGTGAGAGGGCGCTACAAGTCGGAAGGCGACTGGACCAATGTCCGTCCGTTTATCCCTAACAAAAAAGGAACCGAAACCGACGAGGCTTCCGACGCCTACGACACCATCGAGTGGTTACTTAAAAACATTCCTCACAACAATGGCAAAGTGGGGCAGTATGGCACATCTTATCCCGGTTTTTATACCACAATGGGCATCTTGTCTGGCCATCCGGCTTTGGTCGCCGCAAGCCCACAGGCCCCAGTAACCGATTTTTACTTCGAGGATTTTCACCACAATGGCGCCTTAACTCAAGGCTATTTTTACACATATCCCTTGTTTGGAATCCCAACAGGCGGACCAACCGAAAAACATTGGTGGTTGCCTTCGATGGTGCAAGAAGGCCTACCGGATGATTATGCGTTTCAACTTTCGCTTGGACCTCTCAAAAACACCACCGCACGGTTTTACAAAAACAACGAATTCTGGAATCAAATCATCAACCATCCCGATTACGACGCATTTTGGCAAGCGCGGGGTGTAAAACAATATCTCCGCAACACTAAAACAGCCACCATGACAGTTGGCGGCTGGTTTGATGCCGAAGATTTATATGGGCCATTGACGGTCTATAAAACCCTTGAGCGGAACAGTCCGGGTACGTACAACACATTGGTTATGGGCCCCTTCTCGCATGGTCAATGGAATGGAGGCGGAGAAGCCCATACGATGCATGGGGACCATTATTTTGGCGACAGTTTGGCTGTTTTCTACCAAAAAAATATGGAAGCACCCTTTTTCCGGCATTTCTTGAAAGAAGCAGGAGATGGAAAAACAGGGCTTCCGGACGCTTATCTGTTTGATACAGGGCGGCACGCATGGGAGAAATTTGAACAATGGCCCCACCCCAATGCCGAGAAACTGAAGTTCTACCTTAATCATACCGGAAAGTTAGAGACAAAAGCACAAATGCCTAAAAATTTTGCAGCTTATGTCTCCGATCCACAGAAACCCGTGCCATCTCGATGCCTTGTGCCCACCATCGAGGGTCTGACCATGCACCAATATATGTCGGACGATCAACGCTGCTTTTCGACGCGCCCCGATGTTTTGACCTTCCAAACAGAGGTACTAACAGAAGACACGACTTTAGGCGGTGAAATATTGGCGCAACTGAACATTGCCACAACGGGTTCTGATGCCGATTTTGTGGTAAAACTCATAGATGTATTTCCTCCCAATGCTAAAAATCATCCACATATGCCCCATAAAAACATCCATATGGCAGGGTATCAGATGATGGTACGAAGTGAAATCATGCGGGGGCGTTATCGTAATGGATTCGACAAACCACAACCTATCCGGGCAAATACCGAAACAAAAATCCAATTCCCTTTGCAGGATGTCTTGCATACCTTCAAAAAAGGACACCGGATCATGATCCAAGTCCAAAGTACAATGTTTCCCTTGTTCGACCGAAACCCGCAAAAATATGTTCCCAACATCTATTTCGCAGACGAAAAAGACTTTATACGCGCCACACATAAAGTCTTTAATAACAGTTATATAGAAGTACAAGTTCTCAAAAACAAACCCTAA
- the mscL gene encoding large conductance mechanosensitive channel protein MscL: MMSEFKEFIAKGNVMDLAVGVIIGAAFQKIVDSLVNDLLMPIVGIFLGGVDFSALEYTVGSATLKYGMFIQAVINFVVIAFVVFLIVRWVNKIRNK; this comes from the coding sequence ATGATGTCCGAATTTAAAGAATTTATTGCCAAAGGCAATGTGATGGATTTGGCTGTTGGTGTGATCATCGGAGCTGCATTCCAGAAGATAGTGGATAGTTTGGTCAATGACTTGCTCATGCCGATCGTCGGTATCTTCTTGGGCGGCGTGGACTTTTCTGCACTCGAATATACTGTCGGAAGTGCAACCCTAAAGTATGGCATGTTCATTCAGGCTGTGATTAACTTTGTCGTCATTGCTTTTGTGGTCTTCCTGATTGTGCGATGGGTCAATAAAATCCGAAACAAGTAG
- the truA gene encoding tRNA pseudouridine(38-40) synthase TruA — translation MVTYRLLIEYDGASFAGWQIQENRMTIQETLEKALYVLFKQEIRLIGSGRTDAGVHARGQVAHFVAPRLIEPYRLQKSLNGLVPATIAIRAVEEAPTGFHARFDATERGYRYRISTKPFTLERGFRWLVRPVPNIDQMNEAARFLVGEHHFGSFCLTQSETQNRICFVTRAEWISEATEGFYCFEIAANRFLHGMVRAIVGTLMEVGHGKRNPESLKTILASQDRRMAGYAAPAYGLVLEYVRY, via the coding sequence ATGGTGACCTATCGTTTATTAATAGAATATGATGGTGCTTCCTTTGCCGGATGGCAAATTCAGGAGAACCGGATGACCATACAGGAGACCCTCGAAAAAGCACTTTATGTCTTGTTTAAGCAAGAAATTAGGCTGATTGGATCGGGCAGAACAGATGCAGGGGTACATGCCCGTGGACAAGTTGCCCATTTTGTGGCACCACGGTTGATTGAACCATACCGCCTGCAAAAATCCTTGAATGGCCTTGTGCCTGCAACTATTGCCATCCGTGCTGTAGAAGAAGCCCCGACAGGTTTTCATGCCCGATTTGATGCAACAGAGCGCGGGTATAGATATCGGATTTCCACCAAACCGTTTACCTTGGAACGTGGCTTTCGCTGGTTGGTAAGACCTGTTCCAAACATAGACCAGATGAACGAAGCCGCCCGTTTTTTGGTGGGAGAGCATCATTTTGGCTCATTCTGCCTTACCCAATCCGAAACCCAAAACCGGATTTGTTTCGTTACTCGTGCCGAGTGGATTTCGGAAGCCACCGAAGGGTTTTATTGTTTTGAAATTGCTGCCAATCGTTTTTTGCATGGGATGGTGCGTGCGATTGTGGGAACGTTGATGGAAGTAGGGCATGGTAAACGAAACCCAGAATCCCTTAAAACCATTCTTGCTTCACAAGATCGTCGGATGGCTGGATATGCAGCACCAGCATATGGCTTAGTGTTGGAATATGTTCGCTATTAA
- a CDS encoding nucleoside deaminase has product MSLDSLLNTEKRWMKYALKEAERAAQAGEVPVGAVVVKEGMIIGRGHNQVEQLQDPTAHAEILAITAACETLGTKWLYGCTLYVTLEPCPMCSGALVMARLARLVFGAFDEKAGCCGTLHNLVQDKRFNHRMEVVSGVEADLSAQLLKTFFHQQRMRPENAQNN; this is encoded by the coding sequence ATGTCTTTGGATAGCTTGCTCAATACCGAAAAACGTTGGATGAAATATGCCTTGAAAGAAGCAGAACGAGCCGCCCAAGCAGGGGAGGTTCCTGTGGGTGCTGTGGTGGTAAAGGAAGGGATGATCATCGGGCGCGGCCATAACCAAGTGGAACAATTACAAGACCCTACAGCCCATGCCGAAATTCTGGCCATTACTGCTGCCTGTGAAACCCTTGGAACCAAATGGTTGTATGGCTGCACACTCTATGTGACCTTGGAGCCTTGTCCAATGTGTTCTGGTGCTTTGGTGATGGCACGTCTTGCGCGATTGGTTTTTGGCGCTTTCGACGAAAAAGCAGGGTGCTGTGGAACGTTGCACAATTTGGTTCAGGACAAGCGCTTTAACCACCGGATGGAGGTTGTATCGGGCGTAGAGGCAGACCTCTCGGCACAACTACTTAAAACATTTTTCCATCAGCAACGGATGCGGCCTGAAAACGCCCAAAATAATTAA
- a CDS encoding TatD family hydrolase, which yields MFIDTHAHLYLPQFDQDRDEMIQRAFDSGVHRVVMPAIDIKSIEAALVLADQYDGLYVMSAIHPSDVKDATDRDFEHIVAFCAHPKVVAVGESGLDYYWDRTFDEKQQDFFRRHIRLAIEQDLPLVIHNREASEDVVRLLREEKRVHSNGERLKGIFHCFSGPVWVAEAALDLGFHLGLGGVLTYKKSTVPEDIARVPLDRLVLETDAPFLAPQPRRGKRNEPSFVPWVAEKLAEVKGVSVSAIAEMTTRNAEKLFRLPPLESKKFQQEANLLNETEKGSVHIK from the coding sequence ATGTTTATAGATACACACGCACATCTCTACCTCCCACAATTTGACCAGGACCGGGACGAGATGATCCAGCGGGCATTTGATTCCGGTGTTCACCGAGTGGTCATGCCAGCCATAGACATCAAGAGCATTGAAGCAGCCTTAGTTCTGGCAGACCAATATGATGGTTTGTATGTAATGAGTGCTATTCATCCATCGGATGTGAAAGACGCCACAGATCGGGATTTTGAACACATTGTGGCTTTTTGTGCCCATCCTAAAGTGGTAGCAGTGGGCGAAAGCGGATTGGATTATTACTGGGACCGGACATTTGATGAAAAGCAACAGGACTTTTTCCGGCGGCACATCCGTTTAGCCATAGAACAAGACCTGCCACTGGTAATTCATAATCGGGAGGCCTCCGAAGACGTGGTACGGTTACTCCGTGAAGAAAAGCGTGTACATTCAAACGGAGAACGGCTCAAGGGGATCTTTCATTGCTTTAGTGGGCCAGTTTGGGTAGCGGAGGCAGCGCTTGATCTGGGGTTTCATCTGGGCCTTGGCGGCGTTTTGACGTATAAAAAAAGTACGGTTCCGGAAGACATCGCTCGTGTACCTCTTGATCGTTTGGTTTTGGAAACAGATGCTCCCTTCCTGGCTCCTCAGCCGAGACGCGGAAAACGAAATGAGCCTTCTTTCGTACCGTGGGTGGCGGAAAAACTCGCAGAAGTGAAAGGGGTTTCGGTATCTGCTATTGCGGAGATGACCACCAGAAATGCAGAAAAGCTTTTTCGTCTCCCACCCCTTGAATCAAAAAAGTTTCAACAAGAGGCAAATTTGCTGAATGAAACAGAGAAAGGATCTGTCCATATAAAATGA